In a single window of the Cydia strobilella chromosome 13, ilCydStro3.1, whole genome shotgun sequence genome:
- the LOC134746552 gene encoding uncharacterized protein LOC134746552 produces MEAATLKKKSTGLSKGKLKKTIKNVLCRPDSINWPVVSEENAKDLSASLRNYKVEIPEFKKLKWDILKNIPKEERPKPPPIKKPDGLLFGLRHCSEAIVSKNCSALMVDSEVHPKPIVQPIIEACITAEVPVVCLKNLKELSLSNFGVKTACLGVKQHCLEEISKKIRALAKMCAPMQPKSIQNVEVTVKSEPQDTKMTDGPNNTEITNYLLKRISKKTRIFVPPSDTETKGVEKKFIGQDFIEFFGKINKENTNEVKNFEHAYKNMKLKRITNNPNRVQMGKKRKIHNTK; encoded by the exons ATGGAGGCTGCTACCTTAAAGAAGAAATCAACAGGTCTTAGCAaagggaaattaaaaaagacaaTCAAAAATGTGTTATGCCGCCCGGATTCTATAAATTG GCCAGTTGTATCAGAAGAAAACGCCAAAGATTTAAGTGCGTCTTTAAGGAATTATAAAGTGGAGATTCCGGAATTTAAGAAGTTGAAATGGGACATACTAAAGAATATACCTAAAGAAGAAAGGCCAAAGCCACCACcgattaa AAAACCAGACGGCCTGCTATTTGGATTAAGACATTGCTCTGAAGCTATTGTAAGCAAAAATTGCTCTGCGTTAATGGTTGATTCAGAAGTACACCCAAAACCTATTGTTCAACCCATAATAGAAGCCTGCATAACAGCTGAAGTGCCTGTTGTCTGCCTTAAAAATTTGAAGGAACTATCTCTCAGCAACTTCGGTGTCAAAACTGCCTGTCTAGGTGTTAAACAGCATTGTCTAGAAGAAATCTCTAAAAAGATTAGAGCATTAGCAAAAATGTGTGCTCCAATGCAAccaaaatcaattcaaaatgtaGAAGTGACTGTCAAAAGTGAACCACAAGATACCAAAATGACAGACGGACCAAACAACACTGAAATAACAAATTACCTCCTAAAACGAATATCTAAGAAAACCAGAATCTTTGTACCTCCATCTGATACTGAGACCAAAGGGGTCGAGAAAAAATTCATTGGACAAGATTTCATagaattttttggaaaaattaataaagaaaataccAATGAGGTAAAGAACTTTGAACATGCTTATAAGAATATGAAGCTAAAAAGAATTACAAATAATCCAAACAGGGTGCAAATgggaaaaaaaaggaaaattcaTAATACCAAAtaa
- the LOC134746896 gene encoding uncharacterized protein LOC134746896, translating into MEAVLQPPAPFLFENNISSVTSGNLSKAWQNWKNAFNIYCEACELHKKEEKVKTNILLHVIGPKCREVYQQFKVKPTTLQALLKEFDDFFLPKTNTTVERHRFFTREQKPQESAEQYVFELTKMAAKCGFKDLCDDLVKDRLICGIRNTTLRERLLREPDLKLSSALDICRLVEMSQVQASTIKPESETHHVHELSTNSGTNRHEDVEEAVNWVNSSHCPCGARTVRSAPPTPAAAAPGSWEPRGRRRRGRGRGRGRRAPAAVPVQADRAQRPGYSNVSTHHSRSYQVCSRCGGNHAYNKCPAYGVRCDSCNGYNHYAKMCRVYAVEGASSDQVKRHNNNTSSTDWSVTLCINDNSIKFNIDTGAGVNVLPLNSLQNINITMQQLTQTSMKLKSYSGDGIKVVGKCYLKTYYKGNNYILKYIVADVDSPPVLGREASEELNLVKRVMSIDASNEHGILADYADIFEGIGCLPGEYRIRLKDSARPVIHSPRKLPIALRESVKNKLIEMEKQNIISKVEGPTDWVNSMTLAKKPNGDFRICLDPQDLNKAIRREHFRLPTLDEITSKLLGAKWFSTLDAKQGFWQVKLSPDCTDLCTFNTAFGRYKFLRLPYGISSASEVFHKKLLEQFDDLEGVCQFIDDLLVYGKTKEEHDERLRKVLDRTVRPPDRWGYTDTHRGNCD; encoded by the coding sequence ATGGAAGCTGTGTTACAACCACCCGCGCCGTTTCTATTTGAGAACAATATTTCAAGTGTTACTTCGGGAAATTTGAGTAAGGCGTGGCAAAACTGGAAAAATGCGTTTAACATATATTGTGAGGCATGCGAACTtcataaaaaagaagaaaaggtgaaaactaatattttattgcacgTCATCGGACCCAAATGCAGAGAGGTATATCAGCAATTTAAAGTGAAACCAACGACCTTGCAGGCGCTTTTAAAAGAATTTGACGATTTCTTTTTGCCTAAAACTAACACGACAGTGGAGAGGCATAGATTTTTCACGAGGGAACAGAAACCACAAGAATCAGCGGAACAATACGTTTTTGAACTTACTAAAATGGCTGCCAAGTGTGGATTCAAAGACTTATGTGATGACCTTGTAAAAGATCGTTTGATTTGCGGTATACGAAATACTACTCTGCGTGAACGTTTATTAAGGGAGCCAGATTTAAAACTTAGCTCTGCGTTGGATATTTGCCGTTTAGTGGAGATGTCGCAGGTGCAAGCCAGTACTATAAAACCAGAATCGGAGACACATCATGTTCATGAATTGAGCACGAATTCTGGTACAAATAGACATGAAGACGTTGAGGAAGCGGTAAACTGGGTAAACAGTTCGCATTGTCCTTGTGGAGCTCGTACGGTGAGAAGTGCGCCCCCCACCCCCGCAGCCGCCGCCCCCGGCTCCTGGGAGCCGCGCGGGCGCCGCCGGCGCGGTCGCGGACGTGGAAGAGGTCGTCGCGCTCCTGCTGCAGTCCCCGTACAGGCGGACAGGGCTCAAAGGCCTGGATATAGTAACGTCTCGACTCATCATTCGCGGTCATATCAAGTATGTTCGAGATGTGGTGGTAATCACGCGTATAACAAGTGTCCGGCATACGGTGTGCGTTGTGACAGCTGCAATGGGTATAATCACTATGCGAAGATGTGCCGGGTGTATGCTGTGGAGGGAGCCTCCAGTGATCAGGTAAAaagacataataataatacttcgaGTACTGATTGGTCGGTTACACTTTGTATCAATGATAATTCaatcaaatttaatattgataCTGGTGCCGGTGTAAATGTTTTACCTTTAAACAGTTTGCAAAACATTAATATTACAATGCAACAGTTAACGCAAACGTCtatgaaattaaaaagttattcGGGTGACGGCATCAAAGTAGTTGGCAAATGCTATCTAAAAACATACTATAAGGGCAATAACTATATATTGAAGTATATTGTTGCTGACGTCGATTCTCCCCCGGTACTAGGTCGTGAGGCTAGTGAGGAACTAAATTTAGTAAAACGCGTAATGTCGATAGATGCTAGTAACGAGCACGGCATATTAGCTGACTACGCTGACATATTTGAAGGAATAGGTTGTCTTCCTGGAGAGTACAGGATACGGTTAAAAGATAGCGCGCGTCCAGTCATACATTCACCCCGAAAATTACCCATTGCACTAAGGGAAAGTgttaaaaacaaattgatagAAATggaaaaacagaatataatttcTAAGGTCGAGGGACCAACAGACTGGGTGAATAGTATGACTCTGGCTAAAAAACCGAACGGTGATTTTCGCATCTGTCTAGACCCGCAAGATTTAAATAAGGCTATAAGAAGGGAGCATTTTCGTTTGCCCACCCTAGATGAAATTACTTCCAAATTATTAGGTGCAAAATGGTTTAGCACTCTAGATGCTAAGCAAGGGTTTTGGCAAGTGAAACTTAGCCCAGATTGCACTGATTTGTGCACTTTTAACACTGCTTTTGGCAGGTATAAATTTTTACGATTGCCATACGGAATATCGTCAGCTAGTGAGGTATTTCACAAAAAACTTTTAGAACAATTTGATGATTTAGAAGGCGTGTGTCAGTTCATCGATGATCTATTGGTCTATGGAAAAACCAAAGAAGAACACGATGAACGATTGCGAAAAGTCTTGGACAG